The following coding sequences are from one Solea solea chromosome 4, fSolSol10.1, whole genome shotgun sequence window:
- the zmp:0000001268 gene encoding CYTL1 domain-containing protein translates to MVWKRLLKQLALSYPFIPPTCYTKVLNMAQEATQWAAHLKWNPQTSSCMAHMPHLYIDVHNGCVMYKIRTYISLVEDLRQRRCAYTRDMWRLGSTLRQLFIFMSEKCHGELAFTSFDCAALEH, encoded by the exons ATGGTATGGAAGAGACTGTTAAAACAG CTGGCGCTGAGCTACCCTTTCATCCCACCGACGTGCTACACCAAGGTGCTGAACATGGCACAGGAAGCCACCCAGTGGGCGGCACATCTGAAGTGGAACCCTCAGACT AGTTCCTGCATGGCACACATGCCACATCTCTACATTGATGTCCAT AACGGCTGTGTGATGTACAAAATAAGGACCTACATCTCCCTGGTGGAAGACCTGCGACAGCGACGCTGCGCCTACACCAGGGACATGTGGAGGCTCGGCTCCACTCTGAGGCAgctcttcatcttcatgtcGGAGAAATGCCACGGG GAGTTGGCGTTCACGAGCTTTGACTGTGCTGCACTTGAGCATTAA